A genomic segment from Mus musculus strain C57BL/6J chromosome 13, GRCm38.p6 C57BL/6J encodes:
- the Cetn3 gene encoding centrin-3 isoform X1, translated as MSLALRGELVVDKTKRKKRRELSEEQKQEIKDAFELFDTDKDQAIDYHELKVAMRALGFDVKKADVLKILKDYDREATGKITFEDFNEVVTDWILERDPHEEILKAFKLFDDDDSGKISLRNLRRVARELGENMSDEELRAMIEEFDKDGDGERSREPTCLLKCFSLSPARTLETPSFSQKPP; from the exons ATGAGTTTAGCTCTGAG AGGTGAGCTTGTAgtagacaaaacaaaaaggaaaaaacgaAGAGAGCTCTCTGAAGAACAGaagcaagaaattaaagatgCTTTTGAGCTGTTTGATACCGACAAAGACCAAGCCATAGATTATCATGAATTAAAG GTGGCAATGAGAGCCTTGGGCTTTGATGTGAAAAAGGCTGATGTGTTGAAGATTCTTAAAGATTATGACAGAGAAGCCACTGGCAAGATCACATTTGAAGATTTTAATGAAGTTG TGACAGACTGGATACTAGAGAGAGATCCACATGAGGAGATACTGAAAGCATTTAAACTATTTGACGATGACGATTCAGGAAAGATAAGCTTGAGGAATTTACGGCGTGTTGCCAGAGAGCTGGGTGAGAACATGAGCGATGAGGAGCTCCGGGCCATGATAGAGGAGTTTGACAAAGACGGCGATGGAGAGA GGAGCAGAGAGCCCACTTGTCTGTTGAAGTGCTTCTCACTTTCTCCAGCGAGAACTTTGGAAACACCATCTTTTTCTCAAAAGCCTCCTTAG
- the Cetn3 gene encoding centrin-3 yields MSLALRGELVVDKTKRKKRRELSEEQKQEIKDAFELFDTDKDQAIDYHELKVAMRALGFDVKKADVLKILKDYDREATGKITFEDFNEVVTDWILERDPHEEILKAFKLFDDDDSGKISLRNLRRVARELGENMSDEELRAMIEEFDKDGDGEINQEEFIAIMTGDI; encoded by the exons ATGAGTTTAGCTCTGAG AGGTGAGCTTGTAgtagacaaaacaaaaaggaaaaaacgaAGAGAGCTCTCTGAAGAACAGaagcaagaaattaaagatgCTTTTGAGCTGTTTGATACCGACAAAGACCAAGCCATAGATTATCATGAATTAAAG GTGGCAATGAGAGCCTTGGGCTTTGATGTGAAAAAGGCTGATGTGTTGAAGATTCTTAAAGATTATGACAGAGAAGCCACTGGCAAGATCACATTTGAAGATTTTAATGAAGTTG TGACAGACTGGATACTAGAGAGAGATCCACATGAGGAGATACTGAAAGCATTTAAACTATTTGACGATGACGATTCAGGAAAGATAAGCTTGAGGAATTTACGGCGTGTTGCCAGAGAGCTGGGTGAGAACATGAGCGATGAGGAGCTCCGGGCCATGATAGAGGAGTTTGACAAAGACGGCGATGGAGAGA TAAATCAAGAGGAATTCATTGCTATTATGACTGGTGACATATAA